In Brettanomyces bruxellensis chromosome 7, complete sequence, the sequence ATTACCCCAATATTCACCAAGttccttctgctttctAGGAGGAAGCTTTTGGTTACGGAAAAAAACGACACCCCTTTTTTCAACCAAGAGTGCAAGTTCGTCTTTTTGCTTATCAGTTAAATCCTTTAACTGAAGACCGACAATTTCGGTTCCAATATGTTTAGTCAGATCATGAATTCCAGTAGCTGCCTTGAGTAAAGATTTTGTTTCCGGATCAGCTCCTTTACCACGTTCAACGTATGGTAACTCATGATTTCTAATAGCAAAGGCCTGATCAAGGTAAACTGGTATTTCGGATCTAGGCGGAATTTCTGGATATCCTCTGGACAGATCAATGTTGTCATCTTCCAATCTTTTCCTGGTACTTTTTGGCAAAAGGTTCAAACCCTCGATGTCTTGACcagttgaaaaagcaggagCCTGAATTGCTCGAGTAATATTTAAGTCCTTATCAGTTCTAATAAGATGTTCAATCTCTTTGTCCACTGGAAGATGCAAAATGCCGTCACCCTTAACATGGTTTTCTTGAAcaaatgttgaagaagacatttttaatttttatttcttatttctttgtAGTTGTTACTATTGGTCTATCGAGTACAGTAAATTCACAGCCACCATTTTAATGTGAAGAGTAATTGCAAAAACGTAAAAACTTGATATTCGTTGACAACCCTTATATAGCCCCAACAGCAGTGCCTTTATTTACTGAGGCTCACCACTCAAATATGGTGTGTATAGCTTTGGAAATGTTAATACACATCAAAATGGTGTGGCTTGATATCTTACGATAGGATGTCTAAACTTACCATATTTTATGTAATATCCATAACAACATCTTCCGACCACTAAGCTGGAATTTGTGCAATTAGAATAGTAATTAATGTTGAATTCAAATTGAACAATTTGTGTTATTGTACTTTGTGAAACTTTAACCTGAAAAGATTTAAATAATGCATCCATTCTAAGCTGTCATCCAGAAAGATCAGCACTGCATTGACTCCATTCCCTGACACATAAAGTCCCTGACACATAAATTTTTAGATCGGGAGCAAACGGAGAAGCACCACGATCGAAGGAAAACGCCACAGTTCCTATCTATTGTTGTTGGAATTATCGCGACTCtaaaaaaggataaaaaagctTAAAAATAAGGTTCTCGATAAGCTTGaataaagtgaaaaaaaaaatccgaAAGATACAATAATTGTCCTTGTAATGACTAAACAATATATTTCCATGGTTTGCACTTTGGATTTAAGAataatcttttgaaaaatatgctTATAAACATGAAGAGAATGTTTTTGCCAGTGTGTAATTCTAATTCTTATCACTTACTTCTCAAAGGTGGtgttttccaatttttgaGATTCATGGTCTTATAAGGGTTAAAAGGCAAGGCACAACCTAAAATGTTACGGATATTTCGGATTGACAAATGTCTGGCAAAAACTTCAAATCGCATACTATTAAATGGAAGGTTTGGCTCATTCAACCGTTCTTTGGTGAGATTTGTATCCACAAAACCAAATATTGTAACCaaaaatgatggaaaaagatattCTGGCAGTACTGTTGCCCTATACTTTACGTTAGGTTTATTCCTTGGTACAAGTATAATCACATACAAGCTTGCAAAGAATCCGCCggaatttttgtttccccATTCATCAACAACTAAGCTTGCAGAAATTTCATCTCCGAGATATGGCGACCCCGACAAAGTCGTCAAGGAATTAAAGAACGTTCTAAGTGCTGATCAAATAAGAAGCACCAAAGAGACATTAGAGACTCATAGTGATTCATCCTTTTCTACCCACCATGCAACCCCGGATCAAAGGCCTGTTGCGGtgatttttccaaattctACAGAAGAAGTTTCCTTGGTGTTAAAGGCATGCCATAAGTATAAAGTTCCGGTCGTGCCATATACAGGTGGTACATCATTAGAAGGGCATTACACTCCTACTAGAAAGGGTATCAGTGTCGATCTCTCTCGTATGAATAAAGTGTTAGCGGTTCACGCCGAAGACTTGGATGTTACTGTCCAAGCTGCTGTGGGCTGGCAGACATTGGCAAACTACTTGAAATCATATAATCTGATGTTTGGACCAGACCCTGGTCCAGGAGCTTGCATCGGTGGTATGGTTGGAACATCTTGCTCTGGAACGAATGCTGCCAGATGGGGTAcgatgaaagaaaatgtcGTGAGCCTTACTGTTGTCTTAGCTGATGGTACAATCATTAAGACCAAGAATAGACCAAGAAAGTCCGCCGCCGGTTACAACTTAAATGGTCTATTTATTGGATCTGAGGGTACATTAGGGATTGTTACGGAAGCTACTTTGAAGCTTAATGTCAAGCCCAAGTATGAGAATGTCGCTGTGATTTCATTCCCAACAATTAGTGATGCAAGTAGCACTGTAGCACAGTTTGTTCAGCATGGAATTCAACTTGATGCTATGGAATTGCTTGATGACAAGATGATGAAGTACGTGAATGTCAGTGGTCAAACCACTTTGAAATACGATGAAGCACCCACTCTTATGTTAAAGATCGGGGGAACTACCAAAGAGGCAGTCAAAAGTCAGATAAATGACGTTAAAAGAATTTCGAAGGAAAACCACCAGAATTCGTTTAGGTTTGCAAGTTCCGATGCCGAAAGGGAGGAACTTTGGAATGCAAGAAAGGTTGCATTATGGTCTACAATTAATTATGGTCAGGAATACATTGACAAGGATATTCAGGTTTGGGCCACGGATGTTGCCGTTCCTATTTCAAAACTTTGCGAGTGCTTGACGGCTACAAAGAATGAGATGAATGAAACTGGTGTTGCAGGTGCAATCGTTGGTCATGTTGGTGATGGTAACTATCATGCCATGATTTTATTCAAACGTGAGGATAGACCAAAGGTTGAGAGAATTGTTCGTCATATGGTTGATGGTGCTTTGAAAGCAGAAGGAACAGTTACTGGAGAGCACGGTGTTGGTAtgggaaaaagaggattCCTCAAGCAGGAGCTTCCACCGGACGCTATTGATCTTATGAGAAAGATCAAATTTGCCTTGGATCCATATCGTATCTTGAACCCGGATAAAGTCTTCAGTATAGATCCAAAGGATAAAGGGGAATAGTGAGTATTTTGAACTCTACCTGAATGAAGTATACAATTTATTTCCCTTGTTTAATTAGAATTAGAGTattatgtatatatttggAGGAGCTGACGGATTTTCTTTCAGTTCATGCCAGTTAGaagtatatataattttttgaatttgattCACTCTAGTACAGCAGTCAATTATTTACTCGATTTATCATATTTGAAACTCAGTTCATAAAAACTTTGATATGCATTTAAGATCTTTCAGTAAGGAATGTTCACGTACACTTGTGACGGTATTTGTTGAGTTTTACAATTCGTGCAGGAATCCCAATAACTCGTATTTGGCTCTAAAAAGGGTACCTGACCTGTTTTTGGGGCAGTATTACAACTTTTGGGGTATATGCAAGTTATATGAAAGATTGGAAGACATGTTGATATTAAGATATATAGCGATGATAGCATAGCCTCTAGAGAAAGAGGCAAAATATTAGCAAAGTAATAATAAAGTGAGAAAATACGAAGGGTGCTGCTAGACCCATTGTGCATTCTTACTGAAAAATTGTCACATATCTGAAATATGGGTAGTGACACATTCAGATTAatataaaagtaataaaggCAATTTTTATGGCTTTAACACTAGCAAAATACAATAGAAGGGATAAAGGATAAAGTAGTTCTTAGATATAATTGGTCCAAGGATGTAAATAATAGGAAAATTTCCCGGGGTCGTACGGCTAGCAACAATTCCGCagatgataaaatattcCAACATTATTAGCTATGCAATTACTgtaaaaagataaaaaaaattcagcGCTTATCTCAAATACACACTATATGAAATGTGGCTGATTGAGATTAAGCAGAagagaataaaattaaatttagAAAACCCATTTACAAATTATATTGATGGGTCTTAGCATCAGAAAGCCACAACATATATCTTGACATTGATCTTGATTGCGTCGTTTTCTTAGATTTTTTGGGAATGACAGAATACACACACACTAAAACTTTGGAATCTCAGAGCCACAAAGCCTAAATCGGATAACTAAGCACAGTGTTGAgtatttattcttatttgtgGGTAACTACTATTAGTAATAACATTTTAACACTAGTGATGGCTGCTGGCTATAAATATGgtcattaaaaaaaaatgttctTATGCCCAGAACATGTTGTAGactgtctttttttactgTGAGGAGAAAGTATATAacatatttcattataGCGTTGAACCTTATAATGTCCGAGGAAGTTATTGAGCAAAAGactgaaacaaaaaaagttgaaacgGTTAACCACCATGTTAGGGTTGATGAACAGATTGAATACCTCGTTAGAAATGATCCGAATATTAGTGTGACCAGGTCATCAAACAGAAATAACACCTTGGGAGAGGGTGCAGATAGATCTGGACTGGATCTTCTTCCACCAGAGGCCAGAAAGAGAATGGAAGAAGACGGAATCAATCTTGAAGGAGGATATCCTGAGATTCCAGATCGGTCACATATCCCAGTCTACGTAGATCAAGCATATGCGATAAGGAATCATGATTTGCCATACACGGAAAGAGCGAAGAATGCCGATCCGAATAAAAAAGCGTTGTTTGGAGCAGCAAAAGAAGTTCATAATTTGACTAAACATATTGGAACCGAAATTGTCGGTCTTCAGTTAAAGGATTTAACTGACAAGCAAAAAGACGAACTTGCTTTATTGGTTGCAGAAAGGGGCGTTGTCTTTTTCCGCAACCAAAAGCTTCCTCCTagaaagcagaaggaaCTTGGTGAATATTGGGGTAATGTTGAAGTTCACCCACAAGCACCTCACGTTCCTGGTCTTCCTGGAGAAACTGTTATCTGGGTTGATTACTGGAGGAAGCATGGAATGAACataaattttaaaaattgTGACTACGGAAACTTTGATAGGGTCCGTTATGGACGTATGGGTAATGAAACCTGGCACACGGATTTAGTTCACGAGAGACAGCCAGCAGGAATCACTCACTTACATTTGGATTCTATTCCCAATGTCGGAGGTGACACATTGTGGGCTTCGGGTTATGCCGCTTATGACAAGCTTTcggaagaaatgaaaaagtttttggATGGTAAAAAAGCTGTGTATGAATCTGCACATTCATATCTTGATCGAAATGATCCATTTGGTGgcaggaagaaaattgaaagagTGCATCCTTTAGTGAGAACAAATCCTGCAACAGGATGGAAGACGTTGTTTGTTAACAGAGCAATGACCAAGAGAATAGTCGGCTTGACACCTGTGGAATCTGATGTTATtttgaattatttatttgacgTTTACGAAAAGAATGCTGATATTCAAGTTAGATTTAATTGGAAATCAGACCCAGGTTACGGTACCTCGGCTATTTGGGATAACAGATCTACTCAGCATAGAACAGTGTGGGATCATGAAGGTTTGGAGCCAAGACATGGTACGAGGGTCACATCTTTGGCTGAAATCCCTTACTTTGATCCACAATCTAAGTCTCAAAGAGAGGCATTGGGGTTGCCTATTACTAAGGAAGAATGAATTTAAAGTATATTCAAAGTTCAGAGTATAGTACTAGGtgcaaatatttctttttgatgtAGTTCTTTTTGAATTCATGTCCAAAACCTCAATTGAagctttcaaaaaaatggtacGATTTTATAATGGAAAATGCACATTTACTGACGTATCaaatgaaatcaaaatCTGTCTGTAGCAGCGTGGACTTGCTTTAAACACATCATCTATAATTTTAATAATCTTTCACTAACCGTAACACCAAATATCTTGAAAGTTAAGAGAGTAAATGTGAGGAAGGGTGAGTTAAAGAAGGAAGGGTAATAATAAATAGGAAAAATGCACTTCTGCCTTTAGTCCCATTTAGCAGTTCTTTTTGATATGAATCAAGACGGTGCAGATAAACATCCttacatacatacatatatgTTTTTTTCATTCCAGATTAGGGAACGCGCAAGGCCCATCGGAATATACCTTCCTATTTCAAGGAGGGGAAACGGCAATACACTTAGAAGCTGTAAAATCTTTTCATGGAGACAACAGCAAAGTTATTCtgattcaatttttgcCGCGCATTCTCGGTTTGGTTAAAGAAAGGGCAAAATTTAACGGTTTACAGCTCAAAAAAATCTCTTATCTATATCAAGGTGATTTTTCATTGGTCCGCAATGATCCATTTCGTGTTATCAATCAGGGCCGAAAAATATGGCACACTTGACTGAGTCAAAcacaattttcttcatggATCAACCAAGTGTAGTGCTTGATTACTCTGTAGTTATATATTTCTTATCATACGGGGTTAcaatcaacaacaacaaagcTCTCCACAAAGGGTCCATTAGCGATGCGAGGGCATCTCATCGGCATCGCCTGTCAATGTGGGGTTAGCATCAATATAGTTTAAAATTTCGGTAACTcctatttctttttctaatcTGAATCGGACCCAGCCAAAGGGGAAGTAACAACCATTTACACCATAGTTTTTCTTGGGGTTGGCCAAATTTTATTGGTCATTAACGGATCCTCTGGTGTGCCCTCGCCTcgtttttttatttcttgatGGCACTATTCTTCTTATCTCAATAGGCATTGGGAAGAaagtgtgaaaaaaaaaaaaaaaaaaaaaaagctcgTCGGTTTTACATGTTGCTTTCATGCGTTATTGGGCAAGCTGTTCAAAAACGGCTATCGAACTTCAGACAATTGACCAGTGATTATTATACTCATACATGTAAAATTTTGTTATAGAATTCGGGAATCCATTCTGATGGCAATTATGATCAGCAATATTGTACTGATAGTAAGCATGATTTTGCGTGTAAAAGTGCTATAATTCTAATTGTATCCAACCAACGAGTTGTGTCAAAAGATGGATGGGAATGGTAACAATagaaattattttataCAACCGGTAAAGAGTAATACAAAATTACAAACAATCAGACTCTTGTAAAAATTGAACTGCGGAATAGATTTCATTACTATCACGAACTTTTCCTATTGTTTTGCTTCTATTTTTCAACTGTTTCtctcctattttttttttttttgtcactTGGTAAATACATGTGTAACCCTGCAGAATCTAAAAAATTCTTCTATACGATAAAAAGGATCCTATCCGCCCCCATATTAATGAACGCatacttttctcttcattaGTTCTTTTATTCATAGTTTGTAAATTTCATGTGTTCTGTTGTTTAACGAAGTATTACTTATATTATACTTACGCATCAACACTCTTTAGTGCACCGGCCCTTATTTTGGCAAATCCTAACTGGCTCTAGAAGCACTATTACACTATATATACCCACATCCAGCCTGGTATTAATACATTCTAATTTGTGTCTACTGTGAACAAATAGCAACagagcaaaaagaaaatattctAATAGTTGTCATAATGTCCGGGTATAAGCATCTTATAGAGCTGGTCCACCGAAGTACGGATCCGAATTCTCATGTCTGGACTGATATGTATAGCGAGGCTACCATTATAACAATGGTAACAGGTACTTGTCTTGTGTTAATCATGTGTTTTGGGCTTGCATACCTTTATTCCGGATTAGCTCGCAGAAAGTCCGCTCTTCACATGATATTTGCTGTCTTTCTGGTGCTTGTTATTTCTATATTTCAATGGTACTTCTGGGGTTACTCCTTGGCATTTTCTTCCACAGCAACGAACAAATTTATAGGGAATTTACATAACTTTGGATATATGAATGTTAATGAAGCCCTAGAGCTTGGTCCTCAGGAGAGCAAATATCCTGAGTTAGCATTTGCGAACTTTCAGGGCATGTTCGCTTCGATCACCATCTGTATTCTTATAGGTGCTATTTGCGAACGAGGTAGAATCCTTCCGATTATACCGTTCACCTTCATATGGTTGACACTTGTTTACTGTCCAGTTGCTTGTTGGGTCTGGAACTCTAACGGTTGGGCTTATAAATGGGGAGTTTTGGACTATGCCGGTGGTGGTCCGGTCGAAATCCTTTCTGGTTTCTCTGGTTTTGTCATGTCGTACTTTTTGGGAAAGCGTCGCAAGCACTTAATGGTTAATTTCAGACCACACAATGTGAGTAT encodes:
- a CDS encoding uncharacterized protein (CAZy:AA4), producing MLRIFRIDKCLAKTSNRILLNGRFGSFNRSLVRFVSTKPNIVTKNDGKRYSGSTVALYFTLGLFLGTSIITYKLAKNPPEFLFPHSSTTKLAEISSPRYGDPDKVVKELKNVLSADQIRSTKETLETHSDSSFSTHHATPDQRPVAVIFPNSTEEVSLVLKACHKYKVPVVPYTGGTSLEGHYTPTRKGISVDLSRMNKVLAVHAEDLDVTVQAAVGWQTLANYLKSYNLMFGPDPGPGACIGGMVGTSCSGTNAARWGTMKENVVSLTVVLADGTIIKTKNRPRKSAAGYNLNGLFIGSEGTLGIVTEATLKLNVKPKYENVAVISFPTISDASSTVAQFVQHGIQLDAMELLDDKMMKYVNVSGQTTLKYDEAPTLMLKIGGTTKEAVKSQINDVKRISKENHQNSFRFASSDAEREELWNARKVALWSTINYGQEYIDKDIQVWATDVAVPISKLCECLTATKNEMNETGVAGAIVGHVGDGNYHAMILFKREDRPKVERIVRHMVDGALKAEGTVTGEHGVGMGKRGFLKQELPPDAIDLMRKIKFALDPYRILNPDKVFSIDPKDKGE